In one Lycium barbarum isolate Lr01 chromosome 7, ASM1917538v2, whole genome shotgun sequence genomic region, the following are encoded:
- the LOC132602745 gene encoding uncharacterized protein LOC132602745, giving the protein MGKVEKANFRVAEYLELAGREKWARVYATANRGWTMTSNIVECINRHLVAARELPIFDFLEEVRKMFGRWNYNNRKNGTYTFTTLGKKFQEMLSINEYLCLRMTVEPSTEYLYTVYDAGRRFIVNLDNKTCSCRMFQIDEIPCPHAWAVIKKKILMADDYCLELFKPHTVVKTYDAAVDPLPDDREWKIPTYISEDVVLPPRYKRPPGRPKKKRDKPLFELLLGKKRHACSACGQTGHNRRFCSNAPRRK; this is encoded by the exons ATGGGGAAAGTTGAGAAGGCAAATTTTCGGGTGGCAGAGTATTTGGAATTGGCTGGAAGAGAGAAGTGGGCTAGAGTGTATGCGACTGCTAACCGAGGGTGGACAATGACTTCAAACATAGTAGAGTGTATTAATCGTCATCTTGTAGCAGCAAGAGAGCTTCCTATATTTGATTTTCtagaagaagtgaggaagatgtttggaagatggaattatAATAACCGGAAAAATGGTACATACACGTTCACAACACTCGGTAAAAAGTTTCAGGAGATGTTGTCAATAAATGAGTATCTATGTTTACGTATGACG GTCGAACCATCAACCGAATACTTGTACACAGTATATGATGCAGGAAGGCGTTTCATCGTTAACTTGGACAACAAAACTTGCAGTTGTCGGATGTTTCAAATAGACGAAATTCCATGCCCACATGCATGGGCTGTCATTAAGAAGAAGATTCTAATGGCTGATGATTACTGTTTGGAATTGTTCAAACCGCACACCGTGGTGAAGACGTATGATGCCGCCGTGGATCCTCTCCCTGACGATCGGGAATGGAAGATTCCAACATACATATCAGAGGATGTGGTTTTGCCACCAAGATACAAGAGACCTCCCGGTAGGCCGAAGAAAAAGCGTGATAAGCCGTTATTTGAATTGCTTCTTGGAAAAAAGAGACATGCATGCAGTGCTTGTGGACAGACTGGACACAATAGACGATTTTGTAGTAATGCTCCCAGAAGGAAGTAG